The proteins below are encoded in one region of Dasypus novemcinctus isolate mDasNov1 chromosome 13, mDasNov1.1.hap2, whole genome shotgun sequence:
- the GPR89A gene encoding Golgi pH regulator A isoform X1 — protein sequence MSFLIDSSIMITSQILFFGFGWLFFMRQLFKDYEVRQYVVQVIFSVTFAFSCTMFELIIFEILGVLNSSSRYFHWKMNLCVILLILVFMVPFYISYFIVSNIRLLYKQRVLFSCLLWLTFMYFFWKLGDPFPILSPKHGILSIEQLISRVGVIGVTLMALLSGFGAVNCPYTYMSYFLRNVTDTDIIALERRLLQTMDMIISKKKRMAMARRNMFQKGEVHNKPTGFWGMIKSVTTSAPGSENLTLIQQEVDALEELSRQLFLETTDLYATKERIEYSKTFKGKYFNFLGYFFSIYCVWKIFMATINIVFDRVGKTDPVTRGIEITVNYLGIQFDVKFWSQHISFILVGIIIVTSIRGLLITLTKFFYAISSSKSSNVIVLLLAQIMGMYFVSSVLLIRMSMPLEYRTIITEVLGELQFNFYHRWFDVIFLVSALSSILFLYLAHKQAPEKQMAP from the exons atACTTTTCTTTGGATTTGGGTGGCTTTTCTTCATGCGCCAATTGTTTAAGGACTATGAG GTGCGTCAGTATGTTGTTCAGGTGATCTTCTCTGTGACTTTTGCATTTTCTTGCACCATGTTTGAGCTCATCATCTTTGAAATCTTAGGCGTACTGAATAGTAG TTCCCGTTACTTTCACTGGAAAATGAACCTGTGTGTAATTCTGCTGATCCTGGTTTTCATGGTGCCTTTTTACATTAGCTATTTTATCGTGAGCAACATCCGACTGT TGTATAAACAGCGAGTGCTTTTTTCCTGTCTCTTATGGCTGACCTTCATGTATTTCTTCTGGAAACTAGGAGATCCATTTCCTATTCTCAGCCCAAAACATG GGATCTTGTCCATAGAACAGCTCATCAGCCGGGTAGGTGTGATTGGGGTGACTCTCATGGCTCTTCTTTCTGGATTTGGTGCTGTCAACTGCCCTTACACTTACATGTCCTACTTCCTCAG GAATGTGACTGACACAGATATTATAGCCCTGGAACGGAGACTGCTCCAAACTATGGATATGAtcataagtaaaaagaaaag gaTGGCAATGGCTCGGAGAAATATGTTCCAGAAGGGGGAGGTGCATAACAAACCGACCGGATTCTGGGGAATGATAAAGAGTGTTACTACTTCAGCACCAGGAAGTGAAA ATCTTACTCTCATCCAACAGGAAGTGGATGCTTTGGAAGAACTAAGCAGGCAGCTTTTTCTGGAAACAACTGATCTATATGCTACCAAG GAGAGAATAGAATACTCCAAAACTTTCAAggggaaatattttaattttctgggTTACTTTTTCTCCATTTACTGTGTTTGGAAAATTTTCATG GCAACCATCAATATCGTTTTTGATCGGGTTGGGAAAACTGATCCTGTCACAAGAGGCATTGAGATCACTGTGAATTACCTGGGAATCCAATTTGAT GTGAAGTTCTGGTCCCAACACATTTCCTTCATTCTGGTTGGAATAATCATTGTCACATCTATCAGAGGATTACTAATCACTCTTACCAAG TTTTTCTATGCCATCTCCAGCAGTAAGTCCTCCAATGTCATTGTCCTGCTATTAGCACAGATAATG GGCATGTACTTCGTCTCTTCTGTGCTGCTAATTCGAATGAGTATGCCTCTAGAATACCGCACCATAATCACTGAAGTCCTTGGAGAACTACAGTTCAACTTCTATCACCGTTGGTTTGACGTGATCTTCCTGGTCAGCGCTCTCTCAAGCATATTATTCCTCTACTTGGCTCACAAACAGGCACCAGAGAAGCAAATGGCACCTTGA
- the GPR89A gene encoding Golgi pH regulator A isoform X3, translating to MFELIIFEILGVLNSSSRYFHWKMNLCVILLILVFMVPFYISYFIVSNIRLLYKQRVLFSCLLWLTFMYFFWKLGDPFPILSPKHGILSIEQLISRVGVIGVTLMALLSGFGAVNCPYTYMSYFLRNVTDTDIIALERRLLQTMDMIISKKKRMAMARRNMFQKGEVHNKPTGFWGMIKSVTTSAPGSENLTLIQQEVDALEELSRQLFLETTDLYATKERIEYSKTFKGKYFNFLGYFFSIYCVWKIFMATINIVFDRVGKTDPVTRGIEITVNYLGIQFDVKFWSQHISFILVGIIIVTSIRGLLITLTKFFYAISSSKSSNVIVLLLAQIMGMYFVSSVLLIRMSMPLEYRTIITEVLGELQFNFYHRWFDVIFLVSALSSILFLYLAHKQAPEKQMAP from the exons ATGTTTGAGCTCATCATCTTTGAAATCTTAGGCGTACTGAATAGTAG TTCCCGTTACTTTCACTGGAAAATGAACCTGTGTGTAATTCTGCTGATCCTGGTTTTCATGGTGCCTTTTTACATTAGCTATTTTATCGTGAGCAACATCCGACTGT TGTATAAACAGCGAGTGCTTTTTTCCTGTCTCTTATGGCTGACCTTCATGTATTTCTTCTGGAAACTAGGAGATCCATTTCCTATTCTCAGCCCAAAACATG GGATCTTGTCCATAGAACAGCTCATCAGCCGGGTAGGTGTGATTGGGGTGACTCTCATGGCTCTTCTTTCTGGATTTGGTGCTGTCAACTGCCCTTACACTTACATGTCCTACTTCCTCAG GAATGTGACTGACACAGATATTATAGCCCTGGAACGGAGACTGCTCCAAACTATGGATATGAtcataagtaaaaagaaaag gaTGGCAATGGCTCGGAGAAATATGTTCCAGAAGGGGGAGGTGCATAACAAACCGACCGGATTCTGGGGAATGATAAAGAGTGTTACTACTTCAGCACCAGGAAGTGAAA ATCTTACTCTCATCCAACAGGAAGTGGATGCTTTGGAAGAACTAAGCAGGCAGCTTTTTCTGGAAACAACTGATCTATATGCTACCAAG GAGAGAATAGAATACTCCAAAACTTTCAAggggaaatattttaattttctgggTTACTTTTTCTCCATTTACTGTGTTTGGAAAATTTTCATG GCAACCATCAATATCGTTTTTGATCGGGTTGGGAAAACTGATCCTGTCACAAGAGGCATTGAGATCACTGTGAATTACCTGGGAATCCAATTTGAT GTGAAGTTCTGGTCCCAACACATTTCCTTCATTCTGGTTGGAATAATCATTGTCACATCTATCAGAGGATTACTAATCACTCTTACCAAG TTTTTCTATGCCATCTCCAGCAGTAAGTCCTCCAATGTCATTGTCCTGCTATTAGCACAGATAATG GGCATGTACTTCGTCTCTTCTGTGCTGCTAATTCGAATGAGTATGCCTCTAGAATACCGCACCATAATCACTGAAGTCCTTGGAGAACTACAGTTCAACTTCTATCACCGTTGGTTTGACGTGATCTTCCTGGTCAGCGCTCTCTCAAGCATATTATTCCTCTACTTGGCTCACAAACAGGCACCAGAGAAGCAAATGGCACCTTGA
- the GPR89A gene encoding Golgi pH regulator A isoform X6 yields MNLCVILLILVFMVPFYISYFIVSNIRLLYKQRVLFSCLLWLTFMYFFWKLGDPFPILSPKHGILSIEQLISRVGVIGVTLMALLSGFGAVNCPYTYMSYFLRNVTDTDIIALERRLLQTMDMIISKKKRMAMARRNMFQKGEVHNKPTGFWGMIKSVTTSAPGSENLTLIQQEVDALEELSRQLFLETTDLYATKERIEYSKTFKGKYFNFLGYFFSIYCVWKIFMATINIVFDRVGKTDPVTRGIEITVNYLGIQFDVKFWSQHISFILVGIIIVTSIRGLLITLTKFFYAISSSKSSNVIVLLLAQIMGMYFVSSVLLIRMSMPLEYRTIITEVLGELQFNFYHRWFDVIFLVSALSSILFLYLAHKQAPEKQMAP; encoded by the exons ATGAACCTGTGTGTAATTCTGCTGATCCTGGTTTTCATGGTGCCTTTTTACATTAGCTATTTTATCGTGAGCAACATCCGACTGT TGTATAAACAGCGAGTGCTTTTTTCCTGTCTCTTATGGCTGACCTTCATGTATTTCTTCTGGAAACTAGGAGATCCATTTCCTATTCTCAGCCCAAAACATG GGATCTTGTCCATAGAACAGCTCATCAGCCGGGTAGGTGTGATTGGGGTGACTCTCATGGCTCTTCTTTCTGGATTTGGTGCTGTCAACTGCCCTTACACTTACATGTCCTACTTCCTCAG GAATGTGACTGACACAGATATTATAGCCCTGGAACGGAGACTGCTCCAAACTATGGATATGAtcataagtaaaaagaaaag gaTGGCAATGGCTCGGAGAAATATGTTCCAGAAGGGGGAGGTGCATAACAAACCGACCGGATTCTGGGGAATGATAAAGAGTGTTACTACTTCAGCACCAGGAAGTGAAA ATCTTACTCTCATCCAACAGGAAGTGGATGCTTTGGAAGAACTAAGCAGGCAGCTTTTTCTGGAAACAACTGATCTATATGCTACCAAG GAGAGAATAGAATACTCCAAAACTTTCAAggggaaatattttaattttctgggTTACTTTTTCTCCATTTACTGTGTTTGGAAAATTTTCATG GCAACCATCAATATCGTTTTTGATCGGGTTGGGAAAACTGATCCTGTCACAAGAGGCATTGAGATCACTGTGAATTACCTGGGAATCCAATTTGAT GTGAAGTTCTGGTCCCAACACATTTCCTTCATTCTGGTTGGAATAATCATTGTCACATCTATCAGAGGATTACTAATCACTCTTACCAAG TTTTTCTATGCCATCTCCAGCAGTAAGTCCTCCAATGTCATTGTCCTGCTATTAGCACAGATAATG GGCATGTACTTCGTCTCTTCTGTGCTGCTAATTCGAATGAGTATGCCTCTAGAATACCGCACCATAATCACTGAAGTCCTTGGAGAACTACAGTTCAACTTCTATCACCGTTGGTTTGACGTGATCTTCCTGGTCAGCGCTCTCTCAAGCATATTATTCCTCTACTTGGCTCACAAACAGGCACCAGAGAAGCAAATGGCACCTTGA
- the GPR89A gene encoding Golgi pH regulator A isoform X5 — translation MSSRYFHWKMNLCVILLILVFMVPFYISYFIVSNIRLLYKQRVLFSCLLWLTFMYFFWKLGDPFPILSPKHGILSIEQLISRVGVIGVTLMALLSGFGAVNCPYTYMSYFLRNVTDTDIIALERRLLQTMDMIISKKKRMAMARRNMFQKGEVHNKPTGFWGMIKSVTTSAPGSENLTLIQQEVDALEELSRQLFLETTDLYATKERIEYSKTFKGKYFNFLGYFFSIYCVWKIFMATINIVFDRVGKTDPVTRGIEITVNYLGIQFDVKFWSQHISFILVGIIIVTSIRGLLITLTKFFYAISSSKSSNVIVLLLAQIMGMYFVSSVLLIRMSMPLEYRTIITEVLGELQFNFYHRWFDVIFLVSALSSILFLYLAHKQAPEKQMAP, via the exons ATGAG TTCCCGTTACTTTCACTGGAAAATGAACCTGTGTGTAATTCTGCTGATCCTGGTTTTCATGGTGCCTTTTTACATTAGCTATTTTATCGTGAGCAACATCCGACTGT TGTATAAACAGCGAGTGCTTTTTTCCTGTCTCTTATGGCTGACCTTCATGTATTTCTTCTGGAAACTAGGAGATCCATTTCCTATTCTCAGCCCAAAACATG GGATCTTGTCCATAGAACAGCTCATCAGCCGGGTAGGTGTGATTGGGGTGACTCTCATGGCTCTTCTTTCTGGATTTGGTGCTGTCAACTGCCCTTACACTTACATGTCCTACTTCCTCAG GAATGTGACTGACACAGATATTATAGCCCTGGAACGGAGACTGCTCCAAACTATGGATATGAtcataagtaaaaagaaaag gaTGGCAATGGCTCGGAGAAATATGTTCCAGAAGGGGGAGGTGCATAACAAACCGACCGGATTCTGGGGAATGATAAAGAGTGTTACTACTTCAGCACCAGGAAGTGAAA ATCTTACTCTCATCCAACAGGAAGTGGATGCTTTGGAAGAACTAAGCAGGCAGCTTTTTCTGGAAACAACTGATCTATATGCTACCAAG GAGAGAATAGAATACTCCAAAACTTTCAAggggaaatattttaattttctgggTTACTTTTTCTCCATTTACTGTGTTTGGAAAATTTTCATG GCAACCATCAATATCGTTTTTGATCGGGTTGGGAAAACTGATCCTGTCACAAGAGGCATTGAGATCACTGTGAATTACCTGGGAATCCAATTTGAT GTGAAGTTCTGGTCCCAACACATTTCCTTCATTCTGGTTGGAATAATCATTGTCACATCTATCAGAGGATTACTAATCACTCTTACCAAG TTTTTCTATGCCATCTCCAGCAGTAAGTCCTCCAATGTCATTGTCCTGCTATTAGCACAGATAATG GGCATGTACTTCGTCTCTTCTGTGCTGCTAATTCGAATGAGTATGCCTCTAGAATACCGCACCATAATCACTGAAGTCCTTGGAGAACTACAGTTCAACTTCTATCACCGTTGGTTTGACGTGATCTTCCTGGTCAGCGCTCTCTCAAGCATATTATTCCTCTACTTGGCTCACAAACAGGCACCAGAGAAGCAAATGGCACCTTGA
- the GPR89A gene encoding Golgi pH regulator A isoform X4, protein MSFLIDSSIMITSQILFFGFGWLFFMRQLFKDYEVRQYVVQVIFSVTFAFSCTMFELIIFEILGVLNSSSRYFHWKMNLCVILLILVFMVPFYISYFIVSNIRLLYKQRVLFSCLLWLTFMYFFWKLGDPFPILSPKHGILSIEQLISRVGVIGVTLMALLSGFGAVNCPYTYMSYFLRNVTDTDIIALERRLLQTMDMIISKKKRMAMARRNMFQKGEVHNKPTGFWGMIKSVTTSAPGSENLTLIQQEVDALEELSRQLFLETTDLYATKERIEYSKTFKGKYFNFLGYFFSIYCVWKIFMATINIVFDRVGKTDPVTRGIEITVNYLGIQFDVKFWSQHISFILVGIIIVTSIRGLLITLTKFFYAISSSKSSNVIVLLLAQIML, encoded by the exons atACTTTTCTTTGGATTTGGGTGGCTTTTCTTCATGCGCCAATTGTTTAAGGACTATGAG GTGCGTCAGTATGTTGTTCAGGTGATCTTCTCTGTGACTTTTGCATTTTCTTGCACCATGTTTGAGCTCATCATCTTTGAAATCTTAGGCGTACTGAATAGTAG TTCCCGTTACTTTCACTGGAAAATGAACCTGTGTGTAATTCTGCTGATCCTGGTTTTCATGGTGCCTTTTTACATTAGCTATTTTATCGTGAGCAACATCCGACTGT TGTATAAACAGCGAGTGCTTTTTTCCTGTCTCTTATGGCTGACCTTCATGTATTTCTTCTGGAAACTAGGAGATCCATTTCCTATTCTCAGCCCAAAACATG GGATCTTGTCCATAGAACAGCTCATCAGCCGGGTAGGTGTGATTGGGGTGACTCTCATGGCTCTTCTTTCTGGATTTGGTGCTGTCAACTGCCCTTACACTTACATGTCCTACTTCCTCAG GAATGTGACTGACACAGATATTATAGCCCTGGAACGGAGACTGCTCCAAACTATGGATATGAtcataagtaaaaagaaaag gaTGGCAATGGCTCGGAGAAATATGTTCCAGAAGGGGGAGGTGCATAACAAACCGACCGGATTCTGGGGAATGATAAAGAGTGTTACTACTTCAGCACCAGGAAGTGAAA ATCTTACTCTCATCCAACAGGAAGTGGATGCTTTGGAAGAACTAAGCAGGCAGCTTTTTCTGGAAACAACTGATCTATATGCTACCAAG GAGAGAATAGAATACTCCAAAACTTTCAAggggaaatattttaattttctgggTTACTTTTTCTCCATTTACTGTGTTTGGAAAATTTTCATG GCAACCATCAATATCGTTTTTGATCGGGTTGGGAAAACTGATCCTGTCACAAGAGGCATTGAGATCACTGTGAATTACCTGGGAATCCAATTTGAT GTGAAGTTCTGGTCCCAACACATTTCCTTCATTCTGGTTGGAATAATCATTGTCACATCTATCAGAGGATTACTAATCACTCTTACCAAG TTTTTCTATGCCATCTCCAGCAGTAAGTCCTCCAATGTCATTGTCCTGCTATTAGCACAGATAATG
- the GPR89A gene encoding Golgi pH regulator A isoform X2 — MSFLIDSSIMITSQVRQYVVQVIFSVTFAFSCTMFELIIFEILGVLNSSSRYFHWKMNLCVILLILVFMVPFYISYFIVSNIRLLYKQRVLFSCLLWLTFMYFFWKLGDPFPILSPKHGILSIEQLISRVGVIGVTLMALLSGFGAVNCPYTYMSYFLRNVTDTDIIALERRLLQTMDMIISKKKRMAMARRNMFQKGEVHNKPTGFWGMIKSVTTSAPGSENLTLIQQEVDALEELSRQLFLETTDLYATKERIEYSKTFKGKYFNFLGYFFSIYCVWKIFMATINIVFDRVGKTDPVTRGIEITVNYLGIQFDVKFWSQHISFILVGIIIVTSIRGLLITLTKFFYAISSSKSSNVIVLLLAQIMGMYFVSSVLLIRMSMPLEYRTIITEVLGELQFNFYHRWFDVIFLVSALSSILFLYLAHKQAPEKQMAP; from the exons GTGCGTCAGTATGTTGTTCAGGTGATCTTCTCTGTGACTTTTGCATTTTCTTGCACCATGTTTGAGCTCATCATCTTTGAAATCTTAGGCGTACTGAATAGTAG TTCCCGTTACTTTCACTGGAAAATGAACCTGTGTGTAATTCTGCTGATCCTGGTTTTCATGGTGCCTTTTTACATTAGCTATTTTATCGTGAGCAACATCCGACTGT TGTATAAACAGCGAGTGCTTTTTTCCTGTCTCTTATGGCTGACCTTCATGTATTTCTTCTGGAAACTAGGAGATCCATTTCCTATTCTCAGCCCAAAACATG GGATCTTGTCCATAGAACAGCTCATCAGCCGGGTAGGTGTGATTGGGGTGACTCTCATGGCTCTTCTTTCTGGATTTGGTGCTGTCAACTGCCCTTACACTTACATGTCCTACTTCCTCAG GAATGTGACTGACACAGATATTATAGCCCTGGAACGGAGACTGCTCCAAACTATGGATATGAtcataagtaaaaagaaaag gaTGGCAATGGCTCGGAGAAATATGTTCCAGAAGGGGGAGGTGCATAACAAACCGACCGGATTCTGGGGAATGATAAAGAGTGTTACTACTTCAGCACCAGGAAGTGAAA ATCTTACTCTCATCCAACAGGAAGTGGATGCTTTGGAAGAACTAAGCAGGCAGCTTTTTCTGGAAACAACTGATCTATATGCTACCAAG GAGAGAATAGAATACTCCAAAACTTTCAAggggaaatattttaattttctgggTTACTTTTTCTCCATTTACTGTGTTTGGAAAATTTTCATG GCAACCATCAATATCGTTTTTGATCGGGTTGGGAAAACTGATCCTGTCACAAGAGGCATTGAGATCACTGTGAATTACCTGGGAATCCAATTTGAT GTGAAGTTCTGGTCCCAACACATTTCCTTCATTCTGGTTGGAATAATCATTGTCACATCTATCAGAGGATTACTAATCACTCTTACCAAG TTTTTCTATGCCATCTCCAGCAGTAAGTCCTCCAATGTCATTGTCCTGCTATTAGCACAGATAATG GGCATGTACTTCGTCTCTTCTGTGCTGCTAATTCGAATGAGTATGCCTCTAGAATACCGCACCATAATCACTGAAGTCCTTGGAGAACTACAGTTCAACTTCTATCACCGTTGGTTTGACGTGATCTTCCTGGTCAGCGCTCTCTCAAGCATATTATTCCTCTACTTGGCTCACAAACAGGCACCAGAGAAGCAAATGGCACCTTGA